The segment TTTTTGTCCTTTGCCTTATTGCCGGTCGCCCTGGCAATCCTCATCTCCGCATGCGGTCCGGAGAGCGACGGATCACGCAAGAGCCAAGAAACTGTTGCCGACCCCAGTACCACGAGCAGCACCAAGAACACTGCGACGCCTGTAATGCCAACAGCGAAAGCGATCAGGCAGGCCATCGTTCCGAGCACTTCTACCTCGAGCATGAAGAACAAACCACCACTCGAAACGCTCGTCGAAGTCCTGACCCAGCCCGGGTACGCGCTTGAACTCCGGGTTTGGACGGCGGAACACATGGCGGGCATTTATCCGGCGGAGGCTGCCGAAATGCTCGAGACGACTCTCAAATCGGCGGATGCGAAGGTTGTGATCGCCGTGATCGAGGGTCTGACGTTGGACTCGGACGGCAGGGTACGCTCTGCTCTCGAGTCAATCGAGAGTCACCCAGACAACAAGGTGGCCATGGCCGCCCGCGAGAAACTGAGCGCGTCAAACTAAACCTCGGGCCAGGATCCTTCACGCTGCGGTCGGAACGCTGCTGCTAGGTCCCGGCGCTCAAGAGGCTGATCATCTCGGCATCGCCCACCAGTTCCGCTATCGCCAGGGGCGTCTTCCCCTCCAGATTCAAGACATTGACGTTCGCTCCCGCCTCGAGCAAGAGTTTGACCATGGACGGTCCCGACTCCACGGCCCGGTGAATTGCGGTAGCGCCGTTTTTTTGGTTGACCGCATTCACGTCTGCCCCGGCTTTCAGTAGCAGCGTCACCACCTCCTCGTTGCGAAGCGCTGCAGCGAAAATGATTGGCGCCGCGGATTTCTCAGTTCCGCCAACATTCGTTCCGCGTTCGATCAACAAACGCACCATATCCGGACTGTTTCTCTGCACGGCAATGAAGAGGGCCCCGCCACCCTGAGGCAATTGCTGGTTTACGTCCGCGCCCAGCTGTAGCAGGTGCTCGGCCATCTCGTTCTGTTTCTTGTTGACGGCAATCA is part of the Myxococcales bacterium genome and harbors:
- a CDS encoding ankyrin repeat domain-containing protein, with product MLALMTGCSFETVGEIPSDPEQLQAALFQSVKWEGARRTSALIEAGALVDARDLGGWTPLHYAINRMRDKEYRDMRTLRSLIEEAGADIHAISNDGFTPVSLAAQIGAIEALDLLLEHGADASTQDDDGLSLLMIAVNKKQNEMAEHLLQLGADVNQQLPQGGGALFIAVQRNSPDMVRLLIERGTNVGGTEKSAAPIIFAAALRNEEVVTLLLKAGADVNAVNQKNGATAIHRAVESGPSMVKLLLEAGANVNVLNLEGKTPLAIAELVGDAEMISLLSAGT